From Halomarina ordinaria:
GAAGAGGTCGGGGTAGACGTACCGGTCGGGGTCGTCGGGGTGGCCGTGGACGACGCGGACCCGGCCGTCGAACGCCCGCAGGGTCGCCGGGAGCGCGCCCAGCCACTCGACGTGCGAGCGGTTGAGGACGGCCCGCGCGTGGTCGAGACCGGCGCCCGCCGCCGCGCTCTCGAACGTCGCGCCGGCGGCGAGTACCCGGTCGTGGTGGACGTCCGCGAGGAGGCCGACGCGCACCGTCAGTCGTTGACCACGGCCGTCTCGACACCCTCCCCGACGGTCACGCCCACGGCGCAGACCGCGTGTTCGAACTCGTGGTCGTAGACGGCCCGCGCCGCACCGGCGGCGTCGGTCGCGTCGAGGTCGAACGCCGTCGGGCCGTCCTCCTCGTAGGTCGCCACGAGCGTCGGTTCGGTGACGCGCTCGACGACGAGCGCGTCGCGGCGGACCGTCGCCACGTACGCCTCGTCCTCGGCGACGATACCCGCGATGCGCGGCGTGTCGTAGTCGTCCTTCTCGAAGTCGAGCGCGAGCAACGAGAGCGCCAGCGCGTCGCGCGCCGGATAG
This genomic window contains:
- a CDS encoding IMP cyclohydrolase; translation: MYVGRFVVVGPGIGAYRVSSRSFPNRRVVEREGALTVAPTPDAPETDNPYIAYNCLRTVGEEAVVGNGSHVDPVAEKRAMGYPARDALALSLLALDFEKDDYDTPRIAGIVAEDEAYVATVRRDALVVERVTEPTLVATYEEDGPTAFDLDATDAAGAARAVYDHEFEHAVCAVGVTVGEGVETAVVND